Genomic DNA from Carnobacteriaceae bacterium zg-C25:
TCGTAACGAATTTTATCACCAACTTCATACGCTTTATTTTTTTGTAACGCATCTTCTAAACTCACTTCAAGCGTTGAATCAAATACGTATTCAACAACTTCTTTAACCGCATAAACGTGAATGTTACCTTTCTTTTGATCAAATGTAACTTCTACATTTTGCGCTTGGCCATAATGACGCTTATAAGCAGACACTAACGCCAATTCTAATGCTTCAATAACAATTTCTCTTGAAATGCCTTTTTCAGTTTCTAAAACATCTAAGGCACGTAGCATTTCTTTACTCATGATTGACTCCTTGGTTTTCTATTAAAATTCAATAGCTAATCGTAATTTTGCAACTGACTCACGTGGAATAACGACTTGCTTACGACGCGTTTTGTCTTTTACAGACAACGTTAATTGATTATTTTCAAATGATTCTAAAAAACCTTCAATGAATTTTTGTCCATCTCGTGCTTGATAGAATGATGCATGAATATATTTGCCAATTGCTTGCTCAATATCCTTTTCCGTTTTCAATGGACGTTCCGCACCCGGTGACGACACTTCTAAAAAGTACGCTTGCGGAATAGGATCCGGGTTCATGCTATCCAATCGTTCACTTAATCGCTCACTAATTAATGCACAATCATCAAGATCAATACCCTCTGGTTTGTCCGCAAAAATACGTAAAAACCAAGATTGCCCCTCTTTGACAAATTCTACA
This window encodes:
- the rimP gene encoding ribosome maturation factor RimP translates to MSKVVELVTQLFHDINTENTFELVDVEFVKEGQSWFLRIFADKPEGIDLDDCALISERLSERLDSMNPDPIPQAYFLEVSSPGAERPLKTEKDIEQAIGKYIHASFYQARDGQKFIEGFLESFENNQLTLSVKDKTRRKQVVIPRESVAKLRLAIEF